DNA from Megachile rotundata isolate GNS110a chromosome 8, iyMegRotu1, whole genome shotgun sequence:
CATAACCAAACTTAAAATTGTGTTTTTGCAGTTCGAATTTGAACACGTGCCATgtgtttatttatattgttaaaattgttatacaaaATCGATCAATTggaatcatcatcatcatccgATTGAATAGCATACGAAACGGGTTTACGAGAACGGCCAACTGTTTTCCTTGGTGCTGGAGGTGGAGAATTATCTACAACGGAAGAGTCGTCCTCTGATTCGGActtcttctttcgtttctttACCTGCATCATTAAATACATGAATtatatttaagtttaaaaatatatagaaaacTTAAATGTAATATCAACTTATATAAATACTGTAACAAATTTTtcttatatacaatttttcacTTTAGTATTATTTGATTTCTGTTATaataacatttcatattttacaatcTACTTACAGGAGCTTTTTTACTCGCAAATGCGACATCATCCGATTCTGAATCAGAAGAGGCTACCTTCTTTTTCAATTGTCTCTTCACTCCTTTCCCACCGCCATTTTCAGTTTTCCTTTTAGATGGGGCTAAAAATAAGTAATGAAATCTAAAGTAACCTAACAACATTaaacacaatattttattattctcccAATATTAATAGTCTTACCCTTTTTAGGAGGGGAAAATATTTGAGAGGAATCTTCGCTAGACGATATAACAGGTttttgttgctgctgttgctgctttTCTGGAGAACTACCAACTAAAGAGTCAAAAAGTTCTTCCGAACTTGCTGCGTATCAACAAATGAAATAAACggtaatttatattgtaatgttttaataataagaatgataattacGTATACCTACGTTTCTTATGTACTTTAACGGCTTCGTCGGAATCACTATTTACAATTGTAGTGGGTTTAGAtttcctaaaataaaaattggtagAATATGTTCTGCCAAATATATTCACAATGTTACaaataaagataaaatatttactgtTCTGTATCTGAAGAAAGACTAACCACATCCTCACTGGACGAAGAGTCATCGCTACTTAGGTTATATTTCTTTTTGACTATATCATTCAAAACAATTAAGAAAATATTAGTTATGTATAACACtttcataaaatgtaataagcataaatattatattgtaaaagattagTACCTGCAGTTTTACGTAACGCACGTGGTTCTGGTGGAGGAGAAATACTGCCAAAATCAATCTCATCATTactatcattatccttatcttTCTTTTTGTCCGCCTTTTCTTTCTTCACTTTTGGCTTGAAGGGCAACGTTGTTTGTTTCAATTCTAATTTTAAAGTAAACGTAAGGATAAAGCATTACATTAGTTTTTTCCAATATTTATCATTAATTAActgtacatgtgtatacatactCTTTTTGCCAATTATTTTGTCAGGAGAATTGCCCAATCTATCCTCTAGAGACTTAACATTCGCTTCAACTAACATATCAAGTTCATCTTTATCATCTGTAGCTTCTTTCTTTATCTGAAgacaaaaaatattacataaaatttcagattaaatttacaaataaaaatagttcAATTAAAATCGTATTACCTTATGTTTTCTGATACCATCCTTCTTATCTTTGGTTACATCTGCTCTTTCAATCTTTTTCTTCAATTCTGTATCAATTACAGGAGCTACTCGTCGCATTTCATCTGAAGAATAAAACTTCTGCGGTGGTTTTTTAATAGTTTGCCTGGACTTTTGTTCTTCTTTGCGTTCTTTCTCCTCCAACTGTAACAAATACAATACATGtaaaaaaattggaaagatATCTGGTTCATTCGAAAGTTGTATTGTTTTTTCTGATAAAAACGATTTAAGTTTTACAAATCGTGAAATAATTCCATTATCAAATCTGTAATATACCTTATTTAGTTCACTCAATAAATTATCCAAATCCTCTTTCCATAAAGAGACAGGTGATCGAGCTTGTAGTCTTTTCAATTCTGCTAATTTTTCGTCTCGTTGACGTAACAGTTCATCCTTTCTTTCCTTCGTTAAGCTCCACAAAGTCATTCCTAATAAATAATCATAATTTTCTTGCGCGATGACAGCGGTCGATAAAGCAGCTTCATCTTCGACATTATCTGCTACTTCATCCTatcaatatacaataaaattaacatcaGTATCAAGTGTGcacattataaatatttcatacaaacATTTATTTCGTAAGGTTTCTTTTTCTATTACTTACTTGAGCTTCCTAACGTAACGTAACAATTAAAGCACAGTCAATTATTTATTGCATTTCTTTAAAGTTAAAAGTATGATACTTACTAAAACTTCTTCTCTATTCTGCGATAATTTCCAAGCTACAACGGGATCGGACTCGTATCCTCGTGCGACTAATTCAGCTATcatatcttttttctttttgttctcTATCACTAAACTACCATCACACTTTTCTAAAACAAATCGTGCTTGATTCGAAAGTTTAGATGCCTCTGCTTGTAGAATACCCTCCAAATAAGCTTTACGTTTATGGTACATTTCCAATCTTACTTTGAAAAAACATCTTAAAATTTGAAGGGCACTATCATATTTTTGCAAGCACTGATTTTCGTCGAATGCACactacacaaaaataaatatacgcgttaattaattaatttatattttcttacttagtttaaataaaatgttttatatatttcttacCATAGATGTAACTGTCATCGTTGTTTGTAATTTGAAAGCTTTATGAAGGCCGTCTCTTTCCAATTCAACTAACTTATCACGGTTTAATATTACTATAAAATGTACAGACGTGTCTGTATTGTACTCCTTATAATCGCTGTAACAATATGCAAAATATATAGTAATTAAATGCGAACATTACTGTTTGAGatagatatatatgtatattatatttacttAATAACAGCTGGAGTTTTATCTGTTCCATGTAACATAGGTTCTAACACAGTTTCTTTATATACTTGTGTCCAAGTTCCAACTGGAAGTTCAGTAATCTCCACCTTATCTGGGCCTATTACTGAAATTTCTCCACTAATAACATATCTGTATTCTCCACAACTCTCTATAGtacctttaaaatttttataatatggtatctaaataaaacataaaagaTAACAAGTAATTAAACACGTAAATAATGaagacaaaatatttttatagaatgtTACCATAGGTTTCGGTTCACCGTCGTCCatcattctaaataaattttcaattatttctctAGGATTATAATTTGGTATTTTTGTCATCCATCCAGTACCTATACCGTCAGCGCCATTCACCAATACCATTGGTATAGTTGGTACGTAATAAACTGGTTCAATTTTTTGATTATCATCATATTCGTGTTTTAATAAAGGATCATCGTGTTTGTGGAATATGAATCTCGCCAACGGGCTATAAACAGAGAACAAAGAAAGTTATATGTTATATCCTTAATTTATAATTCTCACATGAGGTACAAAAATCAGATACCTAAGCATTGTGAAAATATAACGAGGACTCGCTGCATCTTTGCCTCCAGCAAGCCTCGTACCAAATTGACCGATTGATTGGAGTAAATTAATGTTATTACTTCCTACAAAATTCTGCGCGAGATTAATAATAGTTGACATAAGAGACGTTTCACCGTGATGATATGCGGAATGTTCAGCAACAGAACCAGCTAATTGAGCAACTTTGACTTCTCGTTTGTCGTTACGCTTTAAACACGTATACACTACTTTTCTTTGTCCCGGTTTAAAACCATCAATCATGTTCGGTATAGAACGAACGTTATCATAATTACTGTATAAAACTAATTCAACATTGATGAAATCAGAAAATGTTACTGTACGTGTATCCTTTTCGTACAAATAACGTTCCCCAAGTCCAatttcctttcttctttttgtTTCATCCATGTGATTCATTAACCAATCTTTACGCTGATCAACACATTTTCTACTGAATGCcattataatattttgatcGTCCTGTTCTCCATCATATCTAAATCGAATTCTATGTCTAGCcatattttcgaaatattcttTTGCCTCTTTAGCGGTAGAGGTACCCAAACCTATATCACAAAgaagcaaatttttattttagttgtaCTGTAATAACAATTATGACATATCAATTGACCGCATAGTATTAGATAAAAACGACTTtaagacgaattaaaaataaaaaccttTGTAGTATTTGATCTTATAAGTGTGATAATTATCGGTTTCAGATTTCCATTTCGTAAACTCTGGCACAGAAAAGAAACTTAATACTTGATTTCCCTTCGTTGCtttaacaataggagtaataaattCTTCTACAAAATTTAGCTTCAGTAATGATGGCCAATTATgatgaataaaattaatcaacaGCCCTTTGATGTGAGAACCATcctaaatacaattatacaataagttATATAAGTTATGTAATGGAAATAAACCATGTAAAATTCGAAAAAAAGGTTAACCTGATCCTGATCAGTCATTATCATGAGTTTTCCGTAACGTAATGTTTTTAAATCTTCACGAGTTTCGTATTTCTTTTTATACTGAAGACCAAGAATCTTGATCAAATTGTTAATTTCTGGATTTTCCAGAATTTGTTTATGCGTCGCTTCtcttacatttaaaattttacctAAAGGGACAATGGTGTATTATGTAGTTTGCAATTTAATGTGTattcatatataattttataaatcagttttgatttaagtaaataaatattatttacctCTTAGAGGAAATATACCAAATTTATCTCTACC
Protein-coding regions in this window:
- the Top2 gene encoding DNA topoisomerase 2 isoform X1, yielding MFSRHISKICFGYIKTRCNIMSIAVENGSGENVQKKKTIERIYQKKSQLEHILLRPDTYIGSVEPVCELMWVFDKEKECMIQKEIKYVPGLYKIFDEILVNAADNKQRDPKMDTIKIEIDSTNNIISVWNNGKGIPVVVHKEENMYVPTMIFGHLLTSSNYDDEEEKVTGGRNGYGAKLCNIFSHRFTIETASKEYRKCLKQTWSNNMGSASEPRIKDFSGEDFTKVIFSPDLSKFKMECLDEDIISLMSRRAYDVAASTRGVKVYLNGTRIPVKSFKDYIDFYIKGKEDDAGNPLKIAYENCGPRWEIAVTISDKGFQQMSFVNSIATTKGGRHVDHVTELIVKQLTETLKKKNKGGLTIKPFQIKNHLWIFVNCLINNPTFDSQTKENMTLQAKSFGSKCTLSDKFITAVTKTGIVEAVLSWAKFKADSQLQKLGPKSKQRKLQGIPKLEDANDAGTGKSLDCTLILTEGDSAKTMAVSGLASIGRDKFGIFPLRGKILNVREATHKQILENPEINNLIKILGLQYKKKYETREDLKTLRYGKLMIMTDQDQDGSHIKGLLINFIHHNWPSLLKLNFVEEFITPIVKATKGNQVLSFFSVPEFTKWKSETDNYHTYKIKYYKGLGTSTAKEAKEYFENMARHRIRFRYDGEQDDQNIIMAFSRKCVDQRKDWLMNHMDETKRRKEIGLGERYLYEKDTRTVTFSDFINVELVLYSNYDNVRSIPNMIDGFKPGQRKVVYTCLKRNDKREVKVAQLAGSVAEHSAYHHGETSLMSTIINLAQNFVGSNNINLLQSIGQFGTRLAGGKDAASPRYIFTMLSPLARFIFHKHDDPLLKHEYDDNQKIEPVYYVPTIPMVLVNGADGIGTGWMTKIPNYNPREIIENLFRMMDDGEPKPMIPYYKNFKGTIESCGEYRYVISGEISVIGPDKVEITELPVGTWTQVYKETVLEPMLHGTDKTPAVINDYKEYNTDTSVHFIVILNRDKLVELERDGLHKAFKLQTTMTVTSMCAFDENQCLQKYDSALQILRCFFKVRLEMYHKRKAYLEGILQAEASKLSNQARFVLEKCDGSLVIENKKKKDMIAELVARGYESDPVVAWKLSQNREEVLDEVADNVEDEAALSTAVIAQENYDYLLGMTLWSLTKERKDELLRQRDEKLAELKRLQARSPVSLWKEDLDNLLSELNKLEEKERKEEQKSRQTIKKPPQKFYSSDEMRRVAPVIDTELKKKIERADVTKDKKDGIRKHKIKKEATDDKDELDMLVEANVKSLEDRLGNSPDKIIGKKKLKQTTLPFKPKVKKEKADKKKDKDNDSNDEIDFGSISPPPEPRALRKTAVKKKYNLSSDDSSSSEDVVSLSSDTEQKSKPTTIVNSDSDEAVKVHKKPSSEELFDSLVGSSPEKQQQQQQKPVISSSEDSSQIFSPPKKAPSKRKTENGGGKGVKRQLKKKVASSDSESDDVAFASKKAPVKKRKKKSESEDDSSVVDNSPPPAPRKTVGRSRKPVSYAIQSDDDDDSN
- the Top2 gene encoding DNA topoisomerase 2 isoform X2 — its product is MSIAVENGSGENVQKKKTIERIYQKKSQLEHILLRPDTYIGSVEPVCELMWVFDKEKECMIQKEIKYVPGLYKIFDEILVNAADNKQRDPKMDTIKIEIDSTNNIISVWNNGKGIPVVVHKEENMYVPTMIFGHLLTSSNYDDEEEKVTGGRNGYGAKLCNIFSHRFTIETASKEYRKCLKQTWSNNMGSASEPRIKDFSGEDFTKVIFSPDLSKFKMECLDEDIISLMSRRAYDVAASTRGVKVYLNGTRIPVKSFKDYIDFYIKGKEDDAGNPLKIAYENCGPRWEIAVTISDKGFQQMSFVNSIATTKGGRHVDHVTELIVKQLTETLKKKNKGGLTIKPFQIKNHLWIFVNCLINNPTFDSQTKENMTLQAKSFGSKCTLSDKFITAVTKTGIVEAVLSWAKFKADSQLQKLGPKSKQRKLQGIPKLEDANDAGTGKSLDCTLILTEGDSAKTMAVSGLASIGRDKFGIFPLRGKILNVREATHKQILENPEINNLIKILGLQYKKKYETREDLKTLRYGKLMIMTDQDQDGSHIKGLLINFIHHNWPSLLKLNFVEEFITPIVKATKGNQVLSFFSVPEFTKWKSETDNYHTYKIKYYKGLGTSTAKEAKEYFENMARHRIRFRYDGEQDDQNIIMAFSRKCVDQRKDWLMNHMDETKRRKEIGLGERYLYEKDTRTVTFSDFINVELVLYSNYDNVRSIPNMIDGFKPGQRKVVYTCLKRNDKREVKVAQLAGSVAEHSAYHHGETSLMSTIINLAQNFVGSNNINLLQSIGQFGTRLAGGKDAASPRYIFTMLSPLARFIFHKHDDPLLKHEYDDNQKIEPVYYVPTIPMVLVNGADGIGTGWMTKIPNYNPREIIENLFRMMDDGEPKPMIPYYKNFKGTIESCGEYRYVISGEISVIGPDKVEITELPVGTWTQVYKETVLEPMLHGTDKTPAVINDYKEYNTDTSVHFIVILNRDKLVELERDGLHKAFKLQTTMTVTSMCAFDENQCLQKYDSALQILRCFFKVRLEMYHKRKAYLEGILQAEASKLSNQARFVLEKCDGSLVIENKKKKDMIAELVARGYESDPVVAWKLSQNREEVLDEVADNVEDEAALSTAVIAQENYDYLLGMTLWSLTKERKDELLRQRDEKLAELKRLQARSPVSLWKEDLDNLLSELNKLEEKERKEEQKSRQTIKKPPQKFYSSDEMRRVAPVIDTELKKKIERADVTKDKKDGIRKHKIKKEATDDKDELDMLVEANVKSLEDRLGNSPDKIIGKKKLKQTTLPFKPKVKKEKADKKKDKDNDSNDEIDFGSISPPPEPRALRKTAVKKKYNLSSDDSSSSEDVVSLSSDTEQKSKPTTIVNSDSDEAVKVHKKPSSEELFDSLVGSSPEKQQQQQQKPVISSSEDSSQIFSPPKKAPSKRKTENGGGKGVKRQLKKKVASSDSESDDVAFASKKAPVKKRKKKSESEDDSSVVDNSPPPAPRKTVGRSRKPVSYAIQSDDDDDSN